In a single window of the Aminomonas paucivorans DSM 12260 genome:
- the pseC gene encoding UDP-4-amino-4,6-dideoxy-N-acetyl-beta-L-altrosamine transaminase, which yields MNNFIPYGHQWISEEEIRAVTQVLRGDWLTQGPAVEAFEAAVALAAGARHAVAFSSGTAALHGAYFAAGVGPGDEVLTSPLTFVATANAALYLGGEARFADIDPATGCLDPRKVREALSPRTRVIAPVSYAGYPAPMGEFLSLAREVGALVVEDASHALGGTRDGRPVGAEADLTVFSFHPVKHVTTGEGGMVTTDRDDLAARLRRFRSHGIEKAPEALEGPCEGPWYYEMQDLGYNYRLTDLQCALGLGQMGRLEGFVARRRELAARYDEAFGSVPGVQLPPRHPGHAYHLYPLRVEPAWRRALFEGLRRRELGVQVHYIPVPAHPFYRKRYGLALGSFPQAERFYASEISIPLYPALSDPQQDDVIRRIQEGLREAQADRKRMWLKTGG from the coding sequence TCAGTGGATCAGCGAAGAGGAGATCAGAGCGGTGACGCAGGTCCTCAGGGGGGACTGGCTCACCCAGGGACCTGCGGTGGAGGCCTTCGAGGCGGCGGTAGCCCTGGCTGCGGGGGCGCGACATGCCGTGGCCTTTTCCAGCGGCACGGCGGCCCTGCACGGGGCTTACTTCGCCGCCGGGGTGGGGCCTGGGGACGAGGTGCTGACCTCGCCCCTCACCTTCGTGGCCACCGCCAACGCGGCCCTCTACCTGGGGGGAGAGGCCCGGTTCGCGGACATCGATCCGGCCACGGGGTGTCTGGATCCCCGGAAGGTTCGAGAGGCCCTTTCGCCTCGGACACGAGTGATCGCCCCGGTGAGCTATGCGGGCTACCCCGCCCCGATGGGGGAGTTCCTGTCCCTGGCCCGAGAGGTGGGGGCTCTGGTGGTGGAGGATGCCAGCCATGCCCTGGGGGGAACCCGGGACGGGCGCCCCGTGGGGGCGGAGGCGGACCTGACGGTCTTCAGCTTCCACCCGGTGAAGCACGTCACCACCGGGGAGGGCGGCATGGTGACCACGGATCGGGACGACCTGGCAGCCCGGCTTCGGCGCTTCCGTTCCCACGGCATCGAAAAGGCTCCGGAAGCGTTGGAGGGCCCCTGCGAAGGTCCCTGGTACTACGAGATGCAGGACCTGGGGTACAACTACCGACTCACGGACCTCCAGTGCGCCCTGGGGCTGGGCCAGATGGGGCGTCTTGAGGGATTCGTGGCCCGGCGTCGGGAACTGGCGGCCCGGTACGACGAGGCTTTCGGCTCCGTACCGGGGGTGCAGCTGCCCCCCCGCCACCCCGGGCATGCCTACCACCTCTACCCCCTTCGGGTGGAGCCCGCCTGGAGACGAGCCCTCTTCGAGGGGCTGCGTCGCCGGGAGCTGGGGGTGCAGGTGCACTACATTCCCGTGCCCGCTCACCCCTTCTACCGGAAGCGCTATGGACTCGCCCTCGGGAGTTTCCCTCAAGCGGAGCGGTTCTACGCTTCGGAGATCTCCATTCCCCTGTACCCCGCCCTTTCGGACCCGCAACAGGACGACGTGATCCGCCGGATTCAGGAGGGGTTGAGGGAAGCCCAGGCTGACAGAAAGAGAATGTGGCTGAAGACGGGGGGATAA
- a CDS encoding DUF3800 domain-containing protein — MYFFYFDESGSRDPSVGTRENPKDHIYVLCAVGMFEAQWVKFDKTISSLKIALGRKCKQPQQKDFQLAECEVKSNWIRSPKARLESSPFLCALHDEDRERLVGCYYEQIKRCNLVLFASVIDKRYLWDYMTHELLHKKAYEFLLERIEQFMKEYHSKHNALIVMDDTSKELNRAVAMKHAYFLHKGNENLEFRHIVEYPFFTRSELSNGVQLADLLAYNIYRAFRQEDFAYPYFSEMLPYIYRRRGADFLDGLKVWPEGSPLVGEARAWGRISNH, encoded by the coding sequence ATGTACTTTTTCTATTTTGATGAATCAGGATCAAGGGATCCTTCTGTTGGGACTCGGGAAAACCCCAAGGATCACATTTACGTGTTATGCGCCGTGGGCATGTTTGAGGCGCAATGGGTTAAATTTGATAAAACCATCTCGAGTTTGAAGATTGCATTGGGCAGGAAGTGCAAGCAGCCGCAGCAAAAAGATTTCCAGCTCGCAGAATGTGAAGTGAAGTCAAATTGGATCCGAAGTCCCAAAGCCAGGCTTGAAAGTAGCCCATTCCTCTGTGCATTGCACGACGAAGACAGAGAAAGGCTGGTAGGGTGTTACTATGAACAAATAAAGAGGTGTAACTTGGTTTTGTTTGCTAGTGTTATAGATAAAAGATACCTATGGGACTATATGACTCACGAGTTACTGCACAAGAAGGCTTATGAATTTTTGTTAGAACGCATAGAACAGTTCATGAAGGAATATCATTCAAAGCACAACGCTCTGATCGTTATGGATGACACGAGTAAGGAGTTGAATCGAGCAGTGGCAATGAAACATGCTTATTTTCTCCATAAAGGCAACGAAAATCTTGAGTTTAGACATATTGTTGAATATCCCTTTTTTACAAGAAGCGAATTATCCAATGGCGTGCAACTCGCAGATTTGTTGGCGTATAATATTTACCGAGCCTTTCGTCAGGAGGATTTCGCCTATCCCTATTTTTCGGAGATGCTACCCTACATTTACCGACGCCGTGGCGCTGATTTTTTGGATGGGTTGAAAGTTTGGCCAGAAGGATCTCCCCTTGTGGGGGAAGCTCGGGCCTGGGGAAGAATTTCAAACCACTAA
- a CDS encoding DUF3343 domain-containing protein: MECLATFETTHMALLFEKTCRKEGLAVRIVPVPRKLSSSCGLACRYPCDRRGDVERLAAEHSIDVAGYHELT; encoded by the coding sequence ATGGAATGCCTTGCCACCTTCGAGACCACCCACATGGCCCTGCTCTTCGAGAAGACCTGCCGCAAGGAGGGGCTGGCGGTACGCATCGTCCCGGTCCCCCGCAAACTCTCCTCCAGCTGCGGACTGGCCTGCCGCTACCCCTGCGACCGCCGGGGGGACGTGGAACGCCTGGCGGCGGAACACTCCATCGACGTGGCAGGGTACCACGAGCTGACCTAG
- a CDS encoding OmpH family outer membrane protein, with product MSKSRRVVGALLASVFLLVSLAGVALANEKVAVINPQQVMFQHPKFEQTQKQIKAVMDKKQNEAKAAIDKEKDNNKKAQIFQAKRQEAAVEEKKLMDPLFKDIDMAIRSVCKAKAVTVVVDKNAVFFGGLDITDDVVQELKKKNAGN from the coding sequence ATGTCCAAGTCCCGTCGTGTGGTCGGTGCGCTGCTTGCTTCCGTGTTTCTCCTGGTGTCCCTGGCCGGGGTCGCCCTCGCGAACGAGAAGGTAGCGGTCATCAACCCTCAGCAGGTCATGTTCCAGCACCCGAAGTTCGAGCAGACCCAGAAGCAGATCAAGGCCGTGATGGACAAGAAGCAAAACGAGGCCAAGGCGGCCATCGACAAGGAAAAGGACAACAACAAGAAGGCCCAGATCTTCCAGGCGAAGCGGCAGGAAGCGGCGGTGGAGGAGAAGAAGCTCATGGATCCCCTCTTCAAGGACATCGACATGGCCATCCGCTCGGTCTGCAAGGCCAAGGCGGTCACCGTGGTGGTGGACAAGAACGCGGTGTTCTTCGGCGGTCTGGACATCACCGACGACGTGGTGCAGGAGCTGAAGAAGAAGAACGCGGGCAATTAG
- a CDS encoding ABC transporter ATP-binding protein, producing the protein MSQERTPLLSVRNLVVNYGAIKALQGLDLDVYAGEIVAVIGANGAGKSTLMNAVMGSVPRAGGEVFLEGRPLPTKSFQVVNAGVSISPEGRKVFAPLTTYENLRMGAFPQKSETDIQGDLRKVYDLFPRLEERKDQYAGTLSGGEQQMLAIGRALMARPRVLLLDEPSLGLAPIIIKEIFKELKRVNQEMGLTILIVEQNAKQALMLSHRAYVIQTGHLLMEGPSQELLHNPEIEAAYLGGKKK; encoded by the coding sequence ATGTCGCAGGAAAGAACCCCCCTCCTTTCGGTGCGGAACCTGGTGGTGAACTACGGGGCCATCAAGGCCCTGCAGGGACTGGACCTGGACGTGTACGCCGGAGAGATCGTGGCGGTCATCGGGGCCAACGGAGCGGGAAAGTCCACCCTGATGAACGCGGTGATGGGCAGCGTCCCCCGGGCGGGGGGCGAGGTGTTCCTGGAGGGGCGTCCCCTTCCCACCAAGAGCTTCCAGGTGGTCAATGCGGGGGTATCCATCTCCCCGGAGGGACGAAAGGTCTTCGCCCCCCTGACGACGTACGAGAACCTCCGCATGGGGGCGTTCCCCCAGAAGTCGGAGACGGACATCCAGGGAGACCTGCGGAAGGTCTACGACCTCTTCCCGCGCCTGGAGGAGCGGAAGGACCAGTACGCCGGGACCCTCTCGGGGGGGGAGCAGCAGATGCTGGCCATCGGCCGGGCCCTCATGGCTCGCCCCCGGGTGCTGCTGCTGGACGAACCCTCCCTGGGCCTGGCGCCCATCATCATCAAGGAGATCTTCAAGGAACTCAAACGGGTGAACCAGGAGATGGGCCTCACCATCCTCATCGTGGAGCAGAACGCCAAGCAGGCCCTCATGCTCTCCCACCGGGCCTACGTCATCCAGACGGGGCACCTCCTCATGGAGGGACCCTCCCAGGAACTCCTCCACAACCCGGAGATCGAGGCCGCATACCTGGGGGGAAAGAAGAAGTAG
- a CDS encoding ABC transporter ATP-binding protein, translating into MAAVLELTGVGKAFGGVQAVRDMTFSLQEGELAGLIGPNGAGKTTIFNLITGVYDVSDGKVHFKGEDITPLKTYEVIRKGIARTFQNLRLFPTSSVLDNVMTACQQHHPYGFFEACTHLGRWGSREKANRTHSMELLERVGLADRAEQAAGTLPYGLQRRLEIARALSLQPELLLLDEPAAGMNPEEVEQLNDLILGIHRDFKLTILVIEHHMELVMAICPHIVCMNFGALIAEGGPEDIQSHPEVLKAYLGEED; encoded by the coding sequence ATGGCTGCGGTGCTGGAACTGACCGGAGTGGGGAAAGCCTTCGGGGGCGTGCAGGCCGTGCGGGACATGACCTTCTCCCTCCAGGAGGGGGAACTGGCGGGGCTCATCGGCCCCAACGGGGCGGGAAAGACCACCATCTTCAACCTCATCACGGGGGTCTACGACGTCTCCGACGGAAAGGTGCACTTCAAGGGGGAGGACATCACCCCCCTGAAGACCTACGAGGTGATCCGCAAGGGCATCGCCCGCACCTTCCAGAACCTGCGCCTCTTCCCCACCTCCTCGGTGCTGGACAACGTCATGACCGCCTGCCAGCAGCACCACCCCTACGGCTTCTTCGAGGCCTGCACCCACCTGGGGCGCTGGGGGAGCCGGGAGAAGGCCAACCGGACCCATAGCATGGAACTCCTGGAGCGGGTGGGCCTGGCGGACCGGGCCGAACAGGCGGCGGGCACCCTGCCCTACGGCCTCCAGCGGCGTCTGGAGATCGCCCGGGCCCTGTCCCTCCAGCCGGAGCTGCTCCTTCTGGACGAACCCGCCGCGGGGATGAACCCGGAGGAAGTGGAACAGCTCAACGACCTGATCCTGGGGATCCACCGGGACTTCAAGCTCACCATCCTGGTGATCGAACACCACATGGAGCTGGTGATGGCCATCTGCCCCCACATCGTCTGCATGAACTTCGGCGCCCTGATCGCCGAGGGGGGCCCGGAGGACATCCAGAGCCACCCGGAGGTCCTCAAGGCCTACCTGGGAGAGGAGGACTAG
- a CDS encoding branched-chain amino acid ABC transporter permease, with translation MGGYGEGIVILLCINCIAALGISLLTGFTGIFSLGHAGYMALGAYTVAILTVEYGLPWFAALILAGIVAMVLAYLIGIPTLKLMGDYYAIASIGLGEAIRLIIENWQSVTRGARGYPGIDAFTTLPVAVGCLVVMSAAMFLLINGNFGRAFKACRDDYLAASLLGFHTANYRVFSLAISAFYCGVAGGLLAGFMSFIQPVMFDMNKSTELTAVVVFGGLGSMSGCLLGTVIITLVTELFRPISQYRMLIYGLVLVVIMVVRPEGLMGQYELNRKFFAHIFGGRKKQSTEQTTAGEGR, from the coding sequence ATGGGAGGTTACGGAGAAGGCATCGTCATCCTGCTGTGCATCAACTGCATCGCCGCCCTGGGGATCTCCCTCCTCACGGGCTTCACGGGGATCTTCAGCCTCGGACACGCGGGGTACATGGCCCTGGGAGCCTACACGGTGGCCATCCTCACGGTGGAGTACGGTCTGCCCTGGTTCGCCGCCCTGATCCTGGCGGGCATCGTGGCCATGGTGCTGGCCTACCTCATCGGCATCCCCACCCTGAAACTCATGGGGGACTACTACGCCATCGCCTCCATCGGCCTGGGGGAAGCCATCCGGCTCATCATCGAAAACTGGCAGTCCGTCACCCGGGGCGCCCGAGGCTATCCGGGCATCGACGCCTTCACCACCCTGCCCGTAGCGGTGGGCTGCCTGGTGGTTATGTCCGCCGCCATGTTCCTGCTCATCAACGGCAACTTCGGCCGGGCCTTCAAGGCCTGCCGGGACGACTACCTGGCCGCGTCCCTCCTGGGCTTCCACACCGCCAACTACCGGGTCTTCTCCCTGGCCATCTCCGCCTTCTACTGCGGCGTGGCGGGGGGCCTGCTGGCGGGGTTCATGTCCTTCATCCAGCCCGTGATGTTCGACATGAACAAGTCCACGGAGCTGACGGCGGTGGTGGTGTTCGGAGGCCTGGGCTCCATGAGCGGATGCCTTCTGGGCACGGTGATCATCACCCTGGTGACGGAGCTGTTCCGTCCCATCTCCCAGTACCGCATGCTGATCTACGGCCTCGTGCTGGTGGTCATCATGGTGGTCCGCCCTGAGGGACTCATGGGGCAGTACGAGCTGAACCGCAAGTTCTTCGCCCACATCTTCGGAGGGCGCAAGAAACAGTCCACGGAACAAACCACTGCAGGAGAGGGGAGGTGA
- a CDS encoding branched-chain amino acid ABC transporter permease: MDTIIQQVINGLSLGSVYALIAVGYSLVYSILLFSNFAHGGFLVIGGYACYYALKAMGTNIWVAAVLSLLAGGVSAILTERLAYKPIRERTNVTLYLLIASMGMSIVIENLFVVTVGGRFRALPPVIPTDPVSLFGLATTSAFDLLSLVTSVVCLVGLQLFLVKTKWGLAIRAASYNLRTAGLMGVNVNLLISIVFFVAGLLAAVGGIFLSVRYTLYPQLGMITIKAFVAAVIGGLGSLPGAVVGSIILGLAEMLTAGFISSQFRDLVVFALLIVTLLISPTGLFGKSVGEKV, translated from the coding sequence ATGGACACGATAATCCAGCAGGTCATCAACGGTCTCTCCCTCGGTTCCGTCTACGCCCTCATCGCCGTGGGATACTCTCTGGTCTATTCCATCCTTCTGTTCTCCAACTTCGCCCACGGGGGCTTCCTGGTCATCGGCGGATACGCCTGCTACTACGCCCTCAAGGCCATGGGCACCAACATCTGGGTGGCCGCCGTCCTCTCCCTCCTGGCCGGGGGGGTCTCCGCCATCCTGACGGAGCGCCTGGCCTACAAACCCATCCGGGAACGCACCAACGTCACCCTGTACCTCCTCATCGCTTCCATGGGCATGAGCATCGTCATCGAGAACCTCTTCGTGGTCACCGTGGGGGGCCGCTTCCGCGCCCTGCCTCCGGTGATCCCCACGGACCCGGTGAGCCTCTTCGGCCTGGCCACCACCAGCGCCTTCGACCTCCTCTCCCTGGTCACCTCGGTGGTCTGCCTGGTGGGGCTCCAGCTCTTCCTGGTGAAGACCAAGTGGGGCCTGGCCATCCGGGCGGCGTCCTACAACCTCCGCACCGCCGGGCTCATGGGGGTGAACGTGAACCTCCTCATCTCCATCGTCTTCTTCGTGGCGGGGCTTCTGGCAGCGGTGGGGGGCATCTTTCTCTCCGTGCGCTATACCCTGTACCCCCAGCTGGGGATGATCACCATCAAAGCCTTCGTGGCGGCGGTGATCGGGGGCCTGGGTTCCCTTCCCGGGGCGGTGGTGGGAAGCATCATCCTGGGCCTGGCGGAGATGCTCACCGCCGGGTTCATCTCCAGCCAGTTCCGGGACCTGGTGGTCTTCGCCCTCCTCATCGTCACCCTCCTGATCAGCCCCACGGGACTCTTCGGCAAGTCCGTGGGCGAGAAAGTGTAG
- a CDS encoding adenosine-specific kinase has product MAEALRWSVESLEIPEGCNLVLGQSHFIKTVEDLYEALVTSSPSLEFGIAFCEASGDCLIRRDGNAPDLVQAAVENARRVNAGHVFVVLLRNGYPINVLDRIKRVQEVCRVFAATANPLQVLVAQTEQGRGVAGVVDGFPTLGVETEEDAAGRRHLLREIIGYKR; this is encoded by the coding sequence ATGGCGGAAGCGCTGCGTTGGTCCGTGGAATCCCTGGAGATCCCCGAGGGATGCAACCTGGTTCTGGGGCAGAGTCACTTCATCAAGACCGTGGAGGATCTTTACGAGGCCCTGGTCACCTCTTCCCCTTCCCTGGAGTTCGGCATCGCCTTCTGCGAGGCTTCCGGGGACTGCCTGATCCGCCGGGACGGCAACGCGCCGGACCTGGTGCAGGCTGCGGTGGAAAACGCCCGGCGGGTGAACGCGGGGCACGTGTTCGTGGTGCTGCTGCGAAACGGATACCCCATCAACGTGCTGGACCGGATCAAAAGGGTTCAAGAGGTGTGCCGGGTCTTCGCCGCCACCGCCAATCCCCTCCAGGTCCTGGTGGCCCAGACGGAGCAGGGCCGGGGCGTGGCGGGGGTGGTGGACGGGTTTCCCACCCTGGGGGTGGAGACGGAGGAGGATGCGGCGGGACGCCGACATCTGCTCCGGGAGATCATCGGCTACAAGCGCTGA